The Vibrio ishigakensis genome has a window encoding:
- the cysD gene encoding sulfate adenylyltransferase subunit CysD: MNISPERMTHLKQLEAESIHIMREVAAEFDNPVMLYSVGKDSSVMLHLAQKAFAPGIPPFPLMHVDTTWKFKEMIEFRDYMAEKLGMKLIVHQNPEGLEMNISPFVHGSSLHTDIMKTQGLKQALDKHGFDAAFGGARRDEEKSRAKERVYSFRDEHHRWDPKNQRPELWNIYNGKVNKGESIRVFPLSNWTELDIWQYIYLENIEIPGLYLAAKRPVVERDGMLIMKDDDRMELKDGEVVEEKMVRFRTLGCYPLTGAVESEATTLPEIIQEMLLTTTSERQGRAIDHDSAGSMEKKKREGYF; encoded by the coding sequence ATGAACATTTCTCCAGAGCGTATGACTCACCTAAAGCAGTTAGAAGCTGAGTCAATTCATATCATGCGCGAAGTGGCGGCTGAGTTTGATAACCCAGTAATGCTGTATTCAGTCGGTAAAGACTCATCTGTAATGCTACACCTTGCGCAAAAAGCGTTTGCGCCAGGTATCCCACCATTCCCGTTAATGCACGTAGATACTACGTGGAAATTCAAAGAGATGATTGAGTTTCGCGATTACATGGCGGAAAAGCTGGGCATGAAGTTGATTGTTCACCAAAACCCAGAAGGTTTGGAGATGAACATCAGCCCGTTTGTACACGGCAGTTCTTTGCATACAGATATCATGAAAACTCAGGGTCTGAAGCAAGCACTGGATAAGCACGGTTTTGATGCGGCTTTCGGTGGCGCACGTCGCGACGAAGAGAAGTCTCGTGCGAAAGAGCGTGTGTATTCGTTCCGTGATGAGCATCATCGTTGGGACCCTAAAAACCAACGTCCAGAGCTTTGGAATATTTACAACGGTAAAGTGAATAAGGGCGAGAGCATTCGCGTGTTTCCTCTATCTAACTGGACTGAACTGGATATCTGGCAATACATCTACCTAGAGAACATCGAAATCCCAGGTTTGTACCTAGCGGCGAAACGTCCTGTGGTTGAGCGTGACGGCATGCTTATCATGAAAGACGATGACCGTATGGAGTTGAAAGACGGTGAGGTAGTAGAAGAGAAGATGGTTCGTTTCCGTACTCTGGGTTGCTACCCACTAACCGGTGCGGTGGAATCAGAAGCGACGACGCTTCCAGAAATCATCCAAGAGATGCTACTGACCACAACCTCTGAGCGTCAAGGTCGTGCCATTGACCACGACAGTGCGGGTTCAATGGAGAAGAAGAAACGCGAAGGTTACTTCTAA
- the cysC gene encoding adenylyl-sulfate kinase yields the protein MTTPYQRKDHDSVSSDVVWHNSTVTHADRVALKLQQSVCLWFTGLSGSGKSTVANAVESKLLQMGKHSYLLDGDNVRHGLNKDLGFSDDDRVENIRRIGEVAKLFVDAGNIVLTAFISPFVSDRQQVRDLMQDGEFLEVFVDTPLEVCEARDPKGLYKKARAGEIKHFTGIDSEYQAPVNPEIHLKTENLSIEACADFVVAELEKKGYLQLKEEA from the coding sequence ATGACGACTCCTTATCAACGTAAAGACCACGACTCGGTATCTAGTGATGTGGTGTGGCACAACTCAACCGTGACGCACGCAGACCGAGTAGCTCTTAAACTACAGCAATCGGTGTGCTTGTGGTTTACCGGCCTCAGTGGCTCAGGTAAATCAACAGTGGCAAACGCTGTTGAGAGTAAACTCCTGCAAATGGGTAAACACAGCTATCTTCTCGATGGTGATAATGTGCGCCACGGTCTAAACAAAGACCTCGGTTTTTCTGATGATGACCGCGTGGAGAACATTCGCCGCATTGGTGAAGTAGCTAAGCTATTTGTGGATGCGGGCAATATTGTGCTGACTGCGTTCATCTCCCCGTTCGTCTCCGACCGCCAGCAAGTGCGTGATTTGATGCAAGACGGCGAATTTCTAGAAGTGTTTGTGGACACTCCTCTTGAGGTGTGTGAAGCGCGCGACCCGAAAGGTTTGTATAAAAAAGCCCGCGCCGGCGAAATCAAACACTTCACAGGAATCGACTCTGAGTACCAAGCGCCAGTGAATCCTGAAATTCACCTCAAAACCGAGAACCTAAGCATCGAAGCGTGCGCCGATTTTGTGGTTGCTGAGCTTGAGAAAAAAGGCTACCTGCAACTTAAGGAAGAAGCGTAA
- a CDS encoding DHH family phosphoesterase, with translation MHYDVFNGDADGIIALLQLRFAEPKDSTLITGVKRDIKLLKQVDCDKATSVTALDISMEKNLPELEALLKQDVSVFYCDHHRSGDIPQSDKLEALIDLDAEVCTSLLINQKLGGQYAKWAVAAAFGDNLFASAQKLATEIGLSDSETEFLKELGTLINYNGYGASLEDLHIEPAELYRQLSHFEDPLALLDNETSPYHVLKAGYALDHEKVTSIEPSHSDPQCKVFELPCDAWARRISGVFGNELANQSPELAHGVLTLNSNGQDYTVSVRAPLNNRVGADEICSSFPTGGGRKAAAGINQLPKGDVAKFTQVLSDFYKSSN, from the coding sequence ATGCATTACGACGTTTTTAATGGCGATGCCGACGGCATCATTGCGCTGCTTCAACTTCGCTTTGCGGAGCCAAAAGACTCGACACTGATTACCGGTGTGAAGCGTGACATCAAACTGCTTAAGCAAGTGGATTGCGATAAAGCAACTTCGGTAACGGCGCTGGACATTTCTATGGAGAAGAATCTGCCGGAGCTTGAAGCCCTGCTTAAACAAGATGTGTCTGTGTTTTACTGCGACCATCACCGCAGTGGTGATATTCCGCAGTCAGACAAGCTTGAAGCGCTTATCGATTTAGATGCTGAAGTCTGCACCAGCTTGTTGATTAACCAAAAGCTGGGCGGTCAATACGCAAAGTGGGCTGTCGCAGCCGCGTTTGGTGACAACCTGTTTGCCTCAGCGCAAAAACTCGCAACTGAGATTGGTCTCTCGGATTCAGAAACTGAGTTCCTGAAAGAGCTTGGCACGCTCATCAATTACAACGGTTATGGCGCAAGTCTTGAAGACCTGCACATTGAACCGGCTGAACTGTACCGACAGCTTAGTCACTTTGAAGACCCGCTTGCTCTGCTTGATAATGAAACTTCACCTTATCACGTGCTTAAGGCCGGTTACGCGCTAGACCATGAGAAGGTGACCAGCATAGAACCGTCGCACAGTGACCCGCAGTGCAAAGTGTTTGAGCTTCCATGTGACGCATGGGCACGTCGCATCAGTGGCGTGTTTGGTAACGAGCTAGCCAATCAAAGCCCAGAGTTGGCCCATGGCGTGTTAACGCTAAACTCAAATGGTCAAGATTACACCGTTAGTGTGCGTGCACCGCTGAATAACCGTGTAGGTGCCGATGAGATTTGCTCGTCATTCCCAACAGGGGGAGGGCGCAAAGCGGCTGCTGGTATCAACCAATTACCGAAAGGTGATGTCGCTAAGTTTACGCAAGTGCTGAGCGACTTCTACAAGTCATCCAACTAA
- the cysN gene encoding sulfate adenylyltransferase subunit CysN has protein sequence MSHSSELIATDIEGYLKVHENKDLLRFLTCGNVDDGKSTLIGRLLYDSKLIYEDQMAAIEKDSQKFNTTDEAFDLALLVDGLQSEREQGITIDVAYRYFSTDKRKFIIADTPGHEQYTRNMVTGASTCELAIVMVDARHGIQTQTRRHSYICSLLGIKHIIVAINKMDLMDYSQEVYQKIKADYREMAKNFNIDDIRFVPISALNGDNVVNPSEAMDWYPGATLMKLLETVKVDQDKDTEHMRFPVQYVNRPNLNFRGFCGTLASGLVQVGDEVTALPSGKQSRIKSIYTFDGELETARPGQAITITLEDEIDVSRGDMLVHNGHEPSVTNKVQGHVVWMGENPMRTHKEYTFKFATKSCTGKVTAIPHKVDVNTLEKHAENSETLELNEIALAEISLTDKIAVDTYQSLPQTGSFVVIDRHTNVTVGAGMVETVIDGTEEQGRVYSSAERELNAYVRKYFPEWGCIEL, from the coding sequence ATGTCTCATAGCTCTGAGCTAATCGCAACGGATATCGAAGGGTATCTGAAAGTACATGAAAACAAAGACCTGCTTCGCTTTTTAACCTGCGGTAACGTGGATGACGGTAAGTCTACTCTAATTGGTCGTCTGCTTTACGATTCAAAATTGATTTATGAAGACCAAATGGCAGCGATTGAGAAAGATTCTCAAAAGTTCAACACCACCGATGAAGCGTTTGACCTAGCACTGCTAGTAGACGGCCTTCAATCAGAGCGTGAGCAAGGCATCACCATTGATGTGGCTTATCGTTATTTCTCAACAGATAAGCGTAAGTTCATCATTGCCGACACTCCAGGGCACGAGCAGTACACGCGTAACATGGTAACCGGTGCATCAACGTGTGAACTAGCAATCGTAATGGTCGATGCGCGTCACGGTATTCAAACGCAAACCCGTCGTCACAGCTACATCTGTAGCCTTCTAGGCATTAAGCACATCATTGTGGCCATCAACAAGATGGACTTGATGGATTACAGCCAAGAGGTGTATCAGAAGATTAAAGCGGATTACCGTGAGATGGCGAAGAACTTCAACATTGATGACATTCGTTTTGTGCCTATCTCTGCACTAAATGGCGATAACGTGGTGAACCCAAGCGAAGCGATGGACTGGTACCCGGGTGCTACCCTAATGAAGTTGCTTGAAACGGTGAAAGTCGACCAAGACAAAGACACCGAGCACATGCGCTTCCCAGTACAGTACGTGAACCGTCCGAATCTCAACTTCCGAGGTTTCTGCGGCACATTGGCATCCGGTCTTGTTCAAGTGGGAGACGAAGTAACGGCGCTACCATCAGGCAAGCAATCTCGCATCAAGTCTATCTATACTTTTGATGGTGAACTTGAAACGGCACGCCCAGGCCAAGCAATCACGATTACCCTTGAAGATGAAATCGATGTGTCTCGCGGCGACATGCTAGTACATAACGGTCATGAGCCAAGTGTGACTAACAAAGTACAAGGTCATGTAGTGTGGATGGGAGAGAACCCAATGCGCACGCACAAAGAATACACTTTCAAGTTCGCAACAAAATCGTGCACGGGTAAAGTCACGGCAATCCCTCACAAGGTAGATGTGAACACACTTGAAAAGCACGCCGAGAACAGCGAAACGCTAGAGCTTAATGAAATCGCACTGGCTGAGATTTCTTTAACGGACAAGATTGCAGTAGATACATACCAAAGCCTTCCTCAAACAGGTTCATTCGTTGTAATCGACCGCCACACTAATGTAACTGTCGGTGCAGGTATGGTAGAAACTGTGATTGATGGCACTGAAGAGCAAGGGCGTGTGTATTCATCAGCCGAGCGCGAATTAAATGCTTATGTGCGTAAATACTTCCCTGAATGGGGTTGTATAGAGTTATAA
- a CDS encoding ABC transporter permease, with protein MRKILIKKYYQLIDTQAKMKMKSQANKLVLSYLWWVLEPLLFVALFYFVFDFLLKRGGDDFFVFLMVGKIIYLWFSKSVVSASNSLNQNKGIIGQRAIPKWVFPLVNIQENLYKMIISFVLILILLWVLGYPPYIGYWQLIPLVLCTYLLICGVGFICAVLVTFAQDFSNLISLAMTGVMFGSGIFWDINKLESETTRELIFTFNPMASILDGFRRVLIYNLPLSLGHIVTITVFSILVLIFSLYLFHRFNNKLTRTLFS; from the coding sequence ATGAGAAAGATCTTGATTAAAAAATATTATCAGCTCATAGATACTCAAGCAAAGATGAAAATGAAATCTCAAGCTAATAAGCTTGTACTGAGTTATTTATGGTGGGTACTCGAACCATTATTGTTTGTGGCTCTTTTTTATTTTGTATTTGATTTCCTGCTTAAGAGAGGCGGCGATGATTTCTTTGTTTTCCTTATGGTAGGTAAAATTATTTATCTTTGGTTCTCTAAGAGTGTAGTGAGTGCATCAAACAGCCTAAACCAGAATAAAGGGATAATTGGACAACGAGCCATACCAAAATGGGTATTTCCATTAGTAAATATACAAGAGAACCTCTATAAAATGATTATTTCTTTTGTGCTTATTTTAATTTTACTCTGGGTACTAGGCTATCCTCCTTATATAGGATATTGGCAACTAATTCCGTTAGTTCTTTGTACATATTTACTAATTTGCGGAGTTGGATTTATTTGTGCAGTATTGGTAACTTTCGCTCAAGATTTCTCCAACTTGATCAGTCTTGCTATGACCGGTGTTATGTTTGGTTCCGGGATATTTTGGGATATTAATAAACTAGAAAGCGAAACTACGAGAGAATTGATATTCACTTTTAACCCAATGGCAAGTATTTTAGATGGATTTAGGCGGGTTCTGATATATAATCTGCCCTTAAGCCTCGGACACATAGTTACAATAACTGTTTTTTCCATTCTTGTTCTTATATTCAGCCTATATTTATTTCATAGGTTTAACAATAAGCTAACCAGAACATTATTCTCATGA